In the Arachis ipaensis cultivar K30076 chromosome B10, Araip1.1, whole genome shotgun sequence genome, one interval contains:
- the LOC107623289 gene encoding two-component response regulator ARR11 isoform X2, translated as MDNNNGCFSSPRRDAFPAGLRVLVVDDDPTWLRILEKMLKKCSYEVTTCCLARHALHLLRERKDGYDIVISDVNMPDMDGFKLLEHVGLEMDLPVIMMSVDGETSRVMKGVQHGACDYLLKPIRMKELRNIWQHVFRKRIHEAREFESFEGFESIHLMRNGLEQCDDGNLFALEDMTSTKKRKDADNKHDDRELIDPSSTKKARVVWSVDLHQKFVKAVNQIGFDIGPKKILDLMNVPWLTRENVASHLQKYRLYLSRLQKENDLKSHSIGMNSDLASTDLGSLVGVQNSGSKKQNDVSIDSCSYSEGALQLQNLETKTHEGSSDPNGTISPPATTEKGRTMIRNFVSEKKMRKNQPFDSLEPEGNHTAVIDCSIPTQFSWNEVPEIQLKDHKPLVQLEGNLSHKFPVTGKKHQIQVDHQSPSIGSISSPSLTGEEVTACIKTKPLCADYKCEYKSSVSSIGSAVDNNTFPIEPGSLMMNDPSTAPISTTNLGLKTQASNLNSISDMEFCQRNLLLDAVSLPLDDDLHFNWLHGECSNINFSLQNIGYYDPGLIAEIPTHYYDSAADYSVIDQGLFIS; from the exons ATGGACAATAATAATGGTTGCTTCTCTTCACCAAGACGTGATGCTTTTCCAGCAGGTCTAAGAGTCCTTGTTGTTGATGATGACCCAACATGGCTTAGGATCCTTGAAAAGATGCTCAAGAAGTGTTCCTATGAAG TGACAACGTGTTGTTTGGCGAGGCATGCTCTACACTTGCTTCGCGAAAGGAAAGACGGGTATGATATAGTGATCAGCGATGTGAACATGCCGGACATGGATGGATTCAAACTTCTAGAGCATGTTGGACTTGAGATGGATCTTCCTGTGATTA TGATGTCTGTTGATGGAGAAACAAGCAGGGTGATGAAAGGTGTTCAACACGGAGCATGCGATTATCTGCTTAAGCCTATAAGGATGAAGGAACTGCGAAACATATGGCAGCATGTCTTTAGGAAAAGGATACACGAGGCGAGAGAATTCGAGAGTTTTGAAGGTTTCGAGAGCATTCACCTGATGAGAAACGGATTGGAGCAATGCGATGATGGGAACCTGTTTGCCCTTGAAGACATGACCTcaactaagaaaagaaaagatgcaGATAACAAACACGATGACAGAGAATTGATAGATCCATCATCCACAAAGAAAGCTAGAGTAGTTTGGTCTGTGGATCTTCACCAGAAGTTTGTTAAAGCAGTGAATCAAATTGGATTTGATA TTGGTCCAAAGAAAATACTAGATCTCATGAATGTTCCTTGGCTGACTAGAGAAAATGTTGCAAGCCACTTGCAG AAGTATCGCCTTTACCTAAGCCGGCTTCAGAAAGAGAACGATCTGAAGTCTCACTCAATCGGAATGAACTCGGATTTAGCCTCAACAGATCTAGGGAGTCTTGTTGGAGTTCAGAACTCAGGGAGCAAGAAACAAAATGACGTTTCAATTGACAGCTGCAGTTATTCAGAAGGAGCACTGCAACTTCAGAACCTGGAAACCAAAACTCATGAAGGTAGCAGTGATCCAAACGGAACTATTTCTCCGCCTGCCACCACAGAAAAAGGAAGAACTATGATCAGAAACTTTGTTTCCGAGAAAAAGATGAGAAAGAACCAACCTTTTGACTCTCTTGAGCCGGAAGGAAACCACACGGCAGTAATTGATTGCTCCATTCCAACACAATTCTCTTGGAATGAAGTTCCAGAAATTCAACTCAAAGATCACAAGCCACTTGTTCAGTTAGAGGGTAACTTAAGCCACAAGTTTCCAGTAACAGGTAAGAAGCACCAAATCCAAGTTGATCATCAATCACCATCAATTGGTTCGATTAGTTCTCCATCTTTGACAGGGGAGGAGGTCACGGCATGCATCAAAACAAAACCTTTGTGTGCAGATTACAAGTGTGAATATAAGAGTTCTGTGAGTTCGATAGGATCGGCCGTTGACAACAACACGTTCCCTATCGAACCAGGAAGCCTTATGATGAATGATCCATCAACAGCACCAATTTCAACTACAAATTTGGGATTGAAAACACAAGCATCTAACCTCAACAGCATTTCGGATATGGAATTTTGCCAGAGAAACCTACTTTTGGATGCAGTTTCGCTACCCTTGGACGATGATCTGCATTTTAATTGGCTACATGGGGAATGCTCTAACATCAACTTCAGCCTGCAGAACATAGGGTATTATGATCCAGGGCTTATTGCAGAAATTCCAACTCATTACTATGATTCAGCAGCAGATTATTCAGTCATAGATCAAGGTCTATTCATATCATGA
- the LOC107623289 gene encoding two-component response regulator ARR11 isoform X3 has protein sequence MDNNNGCFSSPRRDAFPAGLRVLVVDDDPTWLRILEKMLKKCSYEVTTCCLARHALHLLRERKDGYDIVISDVNMPDMDGFKLLEHVGLEMDLPVIMMSVDGETSRVMKGVQHGACDYLLKPIRMKELRNIWQHVFRKRIHEAREFESFEGFESIHLMRNGLEQCDDGNLFALEDMTSTKKRKDADNKHDDRELIDPSSTKKARVVWSVDLHQKFVKAVNQIGFDKVGPKKILDLMNVPWLTRENVASHLQKYRLYLSRLQKENDLKSHSIGMNSDLASTDLGSLVGVQNSGSKKQNDVSIDSCSYSEGALQLQNLETKTHEGSSDPNGTISPPATTEKGRTMIRNFVSEKKMRKNQPFDSLEPEGNHTAVIDCSIPTQFSWNEVPEIQLKDHKPLVQLEGNLSHKFPVTGEEVTACIKTKPLCADYKCEYKSSVSSIGSAVDNNTFPIEPGSLMMNDPSTAPISTTNLGLKTQASNLNSISDMEFCQRNLLLDAVSLPLDDDLHFNWLHGECSNINFSLQNIGYYDPGLIAEIPTHYYDSAADYSVIDQGLFIS, from the exons ATGGACAATAATAATGGTTGCTTCTCTTCACCAAGACGTGATGCTTTTCCAGCAGGTCTAAGAGTCCTTGTTGTTGATGATGACCCAACATGGCTTAGGATCCTTGAAAAGATGCTCAAGAAGTGTTCCTATGAAG TGACAACGTGTTGTTTGGCGAGGCATGCTCTACACTTGCTTCGCGAAAGGAAAGACGGGTATGATATAGTGATCAGCGATGTGAACATGCCGGACATGGATGGATTCAAACTTCTAGAGCATGTTGGACTTGAGATGGATCTTCCTGTGATTA TGATGTCTGTTGATGGAGAAACAAGCAGGGTGATGAAAGGTGTTCAACACGGAGCATGCGATTATCTGCTTAAGCCTATAAGGATGAAGGAACTGCGAAACATATGGCAGCATGTCTTTAGGAAAAGGATACACGAGGCGAGAGAATTCGAGAGTTTTGAAGGTTTCGAGAGCATTCACCTGATGAGAAACGGATTGGAGCAATGCGATGATGGGAACCTGTTTGCCCTTGAAGACATGACCTcaactaagaaaagaaaagatgcaGATAACAAACACGATGACAGAGAATTGATAGATCCATCATCCACAAAGAAAGCTAGAGTAGTTTGGTCTGTGGATCTTCACCAGAAGTTTGTTAAAGCAGTGAATCAAATTGGATTTGATA AAGTTGGTCCAAAGAAAATACTAGATCTCATGAATGTTCCTTGGCTGACTAGAGAAAATGTTGCAAGCCACTTGCAG AAGTATCGCCTTTACCTAAGCCGGCTTCAGAAAGAGAACGATCTGAAGTCTCACTCAATCGGAATGAACTCGGATTTAGCCTCAACAGATCTAGGGAGTCTTGTTGGAGTTCAGAACTCAGGGAGCAAGAAACAAAATGACGTTTCAATTGACAGCTGCAGTTATTCAGAAGGAGCACTGCAACTTCAGAACCTGGAAACCAAAACTCATGAAGGTAGCAGTGATCCAAACGGAACTATTTCTCCGCCTGCCACCACAGAAAAAGGAAGAACTATGATCAGAAACTTTGTTTCCGAGAAAAAGATGAGAAAGAACCAACCTTTTGACTCTCTTGAGCCGGAAGGAAACCACACGGCAGTAATTGATTGCTCCATTCCAACACAATTCTCTTGGAATGAAGTTCCAGAAATTCAACTCAAAGATCACAAGCCACTTGTTCAGTTAGAGGGTAACTTAAGCCACAAGTTTCCAGTAACAG GGGAGGAGGTCACGGCATGCATCAAAACAAAACCTTTGTGTGCAGATTACAAGTGTGAATATAAGAGTTCTGTGAGTTCGATAGGATCGGCCGTTGACAACAACACGTTCCCTATCGAACCAGGAAGCCTTATGATGAATGATCCATCAACAGCACCAATTTCAACTACAAATTTGGGATTGAAAACACAAGCATCTAACCTCAACAGCATTTCGGATATGGAATTTTGCCAGAGAAACCTACTTTTGGATGCAGTTTCGCTACCCTTGGACGATGATCTGCATTTTAATTGGCTACATGGGGAATGCTCTAACATCAACTTCAGCCTGCAGAACATAGGGTATTATGATCCAGGGCTTATTGCAGAAATTCCAACTCATTACTATGATTCAGCAGCAGATTATTCAGTCATAGATCAAGGTCTATTCATATCATGA
- the LOC107623289 gene encoding two-component response regulator ARR11 isoform X1 — protein sequence MDNNNGCFSSPRRDAFPAGLRVLVVDDDPTWLRILEKMLKKCSYEVTTCCLARHALHLLRERKDGYDIVISDVNMPDMDGFKLLEHVGLEMDLPVIMMSVDGETSRVMKGVQHGACDYLLKPIRMKELRNIWQHVFRKRIHEAREFESFEGFESIHLMRNGLEQCDDGNLFALEDMTSTKKRKDADNKHDDRELIDPSSTKKARVVWSVDLHQKFVKAVNQIGFDKVGPKKILDLMNVPWLTRENVASHLQKYRLYLSRLQKENDLKSHSIGMNSDLASTDLGSLVGVQNSGSKKQNDVSIDSCSYSEGALQLQNLETKTHEGSSDPNGTISPPATTEKGRTMIRNFVSEKKMRKNQPFDSLEPEGNHTAVIDCSIPTQFSWNEVPEIQLKDHKPLVQLEGNLSHKFPVTGKKHQIQVDHQSPSIGSISSPSLTGEEVTACIKTKPLCADYKCEYKSSVSSIGSAVDNNTFPIEPGSLMMNDPSTAPISTTNLGLKTQASNLNSISDMEFCQRNLLLDAVSLPLDDDLHFNWLHGECSNINFSLQNIGYYDPGLIAEIPTHYYDSAADYSVIDQGLFIS from the exons ATGGACAATAATAATGGTTGCTTCTCTTCACCAAGACGTGATGCTTTTCCAGCAGGTCTAAGAGTCCTTGTTGTTGATGATGACCCAACATGGCTTAGGATCCTTGAAAAGATGCTCAAGAAGTGTTCCTATGAAG TGACAACGTGTTGTTTGGCGAGGCATGCTCTACACTTGCTTCGCGAAAGGAAAGACGGGTATGATATAGTGATCAGCGATGTGAACATGCCGGACATGGATGGATTCAAACTTCTAGAGCATGTTGGACTTGAGATGGATCTTCCTGTGATTA TGATGTCTGTTGATGGAGAAACAAGCAGGGTGATGAAAGGTGTTCAACACGGAGCATGCGATTATCTGCTTAAGCCTATAAGGATGAAGGAACTGCGAAACATATGGCAGCATGTCTTTAGGAAAAGGATACACGAGGCGAGAGAATTCGAGAGTTTTGAAGGTTTCGAGAGCATTCACCTGATGAGAAACGGATTGGAGCAATGCGATGATGGGAACCTGTTTGCCCTTGAAGACATGACCTcaactaagaaaagaaaagatgcaGATAACAAACACGATGACAGAGAATTGATAGATCCATCATCCACAAAGAAAGCTAGAGTAGTTTGGTCTGTGGATCTTCACCAGAAGTTTGTTAAAGCAGTGAATCAAATTGGATTTGATA AAGTTGGTCCAAAGAAAATACTAGATCTCATGAATGTTCCTTGGCTGACTAGAGAAAATGTTGCAAGCCACTTGCAG AAGTATCGCCTTTACCTAAGCCGGCTTCAGAAAGAGAACGATCTGAAGTCTCACTCAATCGGAATGAACTCGGATTTAGCCTCAACAGATCTAGGGAGTCTTGTTGGAGTTCAGAACTCAGGGAGCAAGAAACAAAATGACGTTTCAATTGACAGCTGCAGTTATTCAGAAGGAGCACTGCAACTTCAGAACCTGGAAACCAAAACTCATGAAGGTAGCAGTGATCCAAACGGAACTATTTCTCCGCCTGCCACCACAGAAAAAGGAAGAACTATGATCAGAAACTTTGTTTCCGAGAAAAAGATGAGAAAGAACCAACCTTTTGACTCTCTTGAGCCGGAAGGAAACCACACGGCAGTAATTGATTGCTCCATTCCAACACAATTCTCTTGGAATGAAGTTCCAGAAATTCAACTCAAAGATCACAAGCCACTTGTTCAGTTAGAGGGTAACTTAAGCCACAAGTTTCCAGTAACAGGTAAGAAGCACCAAATCCAAGTTGATCATCAATCACCATCAATTGGTTCGATTAGTTCTCCATCTTTGACAGGGGAGGAGGTCACGGCATGCATCAAAACAAAACCTTTGTGTGCAGATTACAAGTGTGAATATAAGAGTTCTGTGAGTTCGATAGGATCGGCCGTTGACAACAACACGTTCCCTATCGAACCAGGAAGCCTTATGATGAATGATCCATCAACAGCACCAATTTCAACTACAAATTTGGGATTGAAAACACAAGCATCTAACCTCAACAGCATTTCGGATATGGAATTTTGCCAGAGAAACCTACTTTTGGATGCAGTTTCGCTACCCTTGGACGATGATCTGCATTTTAATTGGCTACATGGGGAATGCTCTAACATCAACTTCAGCCTGCAGAACATAGGGTATTATGATCCAGGGCTTATTGCAGAAATTCCAACTCATTACTATGATTCAGCAGCAGATTATTCAGTCATAGATCAAGGTCTATTCATATCATGA